The following proteins are co-located in the Streptomyces sp. NBC_00435 genome:
- a CDS encoding MFS transporter, with the protein MGSGHRLGRRFGWLWGAYGTSALGTWLAFGAFPLIAIQVLHAGPAEVAALSSVGAAVGAAVAVPLGPWVEFRRKRQVLIATDLLRFAALLTIPAAFVLGALTFLQLLLVSVVVAAADITFRAASGAYLKALLPAEDLLVANARFESTAWTATIVGPPLGGAAIGLLGPVATVVADGVSYLLSALAVRATGRGEPRPERPGAARRMRAGDLLDGWRHILSDATLRPLFFNTALFNGLVMATQPLLTVLMLGRFGFAPWQYGLAFAAPSIGGLLGSRLARPLVTRFGQHQVLVLAGALRAVWPVGLAFLGPGTGGLLLVMGVEFGLILCCGVFNPVQATYRLQRTPTGRVARTLSAWAVTTKASTALLTAAWGVLGALLGPRTAIGLAGVLLLATPLLLPRRAAARGSRPEPSAAPRSG; encoded by the coding sequence ATGGGTAGCGGGCACCGGCTCGGACGGCGGTTCGGATGGCTCTGGGGGGCGTACGGCACCAGCGCGCTCGGCACGTGGCTCGCCTTCGGCGCGTTCCCGCTGATCGCCATCCAAGTGCTGCATGCCGGACCGGCCGAGGTCGCCGCGCTCTCCTCCGTCGGTGCTGCCGTGGGCGCGGCCGTGGCGGTGCCGCTCGGACCGTGGGTGGAGTTCCGTCGCAAACGGCAGGTATTGATCGCGACGGATCTGCTGCGGTTCGCGGCGCTGCTGACGATCCCCGCCGCGTTCGTGCTCGGCGCGCTGACCTTCCTCCAGCTCCTGCTGGTCTCGGTCGTCGTCGCGGCGGCCGACATCACCTTCCGCGCCGCCTCCGGCGCGTACCTGAAGGCGCTGCTGCCGGCCGAGGACCTGCTCGTCGCCAACGCCCGGTTCGAGTCCACGGCCTGGACCGCCACGATCGTCGGACCGCCGCTGGGCGGCGCCGCGATCGGGCTCCTCGGCCCGGTGGCGACGGTGGTGGCCGACGGCGTCAGCTACCTGCTCTCGGCCCTGGCCGTCCGCGCGACGGGCCGGGGCGAGCCGCGCCCCGAACGCCCGGGGGCCGCACGGCGCATGCGCGCCGGGGACCTGCTCGACGGGTGGCGCCACATCCTCTCCGACGCGACGCTGCGCCCGCTGTTCTTCAACACCGCCCTGTTCAACGGCCTGGTGATGGCCACCCAGCCACTGCTGACCGTCCTGATGCTCGGCCGGTTCGGCTTCGCACCCTGGCAGTACGGGCTCGCCTTCGCCGCGCCGTCGATCGGCGGGCTGCTCGGCTCGCGGCTGGCCCGGCCGCTCGTCACCCGCTTCGGGCAGCACCAGGTCCTGGTGCTGGCCGGGGCGCTGCGCGCGGTCTGGCCCGTCGGCCTGGCCTTCCTGGGCCCGGGGACCGGCGGCCTGCTCCTGGTGATGGGCGTCGAGTTCGGGCTCATCCTCTGCTGCGGGGTCTTCAACCCCGTCCAGGCCACCTACCGGCTCCAGCGGACCCCGACCGGCCGGGTCGCCCGCACCCTGTCCGCCTGGGCGGTGACGACCAAGGCCTCGACCGCGCTCCTGACGGCCGCCTGGGGCGTTCTGGGTGCACTGCTCGGCCCTCGCACGGCCATCGGCCTGGCCGGCGTACTCCTGCTGGCGACCCCGCTGCTCCTCCCCCGTCGCGCGGCAGCGCGGGGCTCCCGGCCCGAACCGTCCGCCGCGCCCCGATCAGGCTGA